From a single Panulirus ornatus isolate Po-2019 chromosome 69, ASM3632096v1, whole genome shotgun sequence genomic region:
- the LOC139747715 gene encoding cuticle protein AMP1A-like — translation MKLVIFVALAAVAAAAPRPDEEELISAESVEAVPAESLFVVPILRDERVHEEDGRYNVDVETGNGIVLSQSGSPNGPDGSMVMTGTYSYTAPDGTPVVVKFVADENGFQPQSDLLPVAPEFPHPIPQFVLDQIAFAAEQDARRARGDFSEEESDEVLVPTQSTLQ, via the exons ATGAAGCTG GTGATCTTCGTTGCCTTGGCCGCTGTGGCTGCCGCTGCTCCCAGACCTGATGAGGAGGAACTCATCTCCGCCGAGAGTGTGGAGGCTGTTCCCGCTGAGAGTTTGTTTGTTGTTCCCATCCTGAGAGACGAGCGAGTTCACGAGGAGGACGGCAGGTACAACGTGGACGTGGAGACTGGCAATGGCATCGTCCTGTCTCAGTCTGGCTCTCCCAACGGCCCCGACGGCTCTATGGTCATGACTGGAACGTACTC GTACACTGCTCCTGACGGCACTCCCGTCGTTGTAAAGTTCGTCGCCGATGAGAACGGTTTCCAGCCTCAGTCTGACCTCCTGCCAGTGGCTCCTGAAttcccccacccaatccctcagtTCGTGCTGGACCAGATCGCCTTCGCCGCTGAGCAGGACGCCCGTCGTGCCCGCGGTGACTTCTCTGAAGAGGAATCTGATGAGGTTCTCGTCCCAACCCAGAGTACCCTACAATAA
- the LOC139747686 gene encoding cuticle protein AM/CP1114-like — translation MKLVILAALAAVAVAAPRPEYAEHDSVEQVPILKDDRVHDEDGTYSLNVETGDGIAQSHSGSPDGPEGSVVMAGEYSYTAPDGTEVVVKYVADENGYQPESPLLPVAPEFPHPIPQFVLDQIAFAAEEDAARARGDLSDEAPSNAYSSP, via the exons ATGAAGCTC GTTATCCTCGCTGCCTTGGCCGCTGTGGCTGTCGCCGCTCCAAGACCCGAATACGCCGAGCACGACAGTGTGGAGCAGGTGCCCATCCTGAAGGACGACCGCGTCCACGATGAGGACGGTACGTACAGTCTCAACGTAGAGACTGGCGACGGTATTGCTCAGTCTCACTCCGGTTCTCCTGACGGGCCCGAAGGATCTGTAGTGATGGCCGGAGAATACTC TTACACTGCTCCTGACGGCACTGAGGTCGTTGTGAAGTACGTCGCTGACGAGAACGGCTACCAGCCCGAGTCTCCCCTCCTGCCAGTGGCTCCCGAgttcccccacccaatccctcagtTCGTGCTGGACCAGATCGCCTTCGCCGCTGAGGAGGATGCCGCCCGCGCCCGTGGTGACCTGTCCGATGAGGCCCCCTCCAATGCCTACAGCTCCCCTTAG
- the LOC139747549 gene encoding cuticle protein AM/CP1114-like isoform X2, with protein MKIVILAALAAVAVAAPRPEYAEHDSLEQVPILRDDRVHDEDGTYSLNVETGDGIVQSHSGSPDGPDGSVVMAGEYSYTAPDGTEVVVKYVADENGYQPQSDLLPVAPEFPHPIPQFVLDQIAFAAEEDAARARGDLSEESDESPSKAYGTP; from the exons ATGAAGATC GTTATCCTCGCTGCCTTGGCCGCTGTGGCTGTCGCCGCTCCAAGACCCGAATACGCCGAGCACGACAGTCTGGAGCAGGTGCCCATCCTGAGGGACGACCGCGTCCACGATGAGGACGGTACGTACAGTCTCAACGTAGAGACTGGCGACGGTATTGTTCAGTCTCACTCCGGTTCTCCTGACGGGCCCGACGGATCTGTAGTGATGGCGGGAGAATACTC TTACACTGCTCCTGACGGCACTGAGGTCGTTGTGAAGTACGTCGCTGACGAGAACGGCTACCAGCCTCAGTCTGACCTCCTGCCAGTGGCTCCCGAgttcccccacccaatccctcagtTCGTGCTGGACCAGATCGCCTTCGCCGCTGAGGAGGATGCCGCCCGCGCCCGTGGTGACCTGTCGGAGGAGTCCGATGAAAGTCCCTCTAAGGCTTATGGCACTCCCTGA